One Natrinema longum genomic window carries:
- a CDS encoding 2Fe-2S iron-sulfur cluster-binding protein: MTEPTTWDVELRVPDDADLALAGESRTLEVRADQSILAAARAAGIWLSADCQQGWCITCGAKLLSGEVDHSQAKRYYPEDEAANFVLTCVARPRADCVIEVERYGELLQHRADHDRPPGRSKLG, from the coding sequence GTGACGGAGCCCACCACGTGGGACGTCGAACTTCGCGTGCCCGACGACGCCGACCTGGCCCTCGCCGGCGAGTCCCGGACGCTCGAAGTCCGCGCCGACCAGTCGATCCTCGCGGCGGCCCGCGCGGCGGGCATCTGGCTCTCGGCGGACTGCCAGCAGGGGTGGTGTATCACCTGCGGCGCGAAACTCCTCTCAGGCGAGGTCGATCACAGTCAGGCCAAGCGGTACTACCCGGAAGACGAGGCGGCGAACTTCGTCCTCACCTGCGTCGCGCGTCCCCGCGCCGATTGCGTCATCGAAGTCGAACGGTACGGCGAACTGCTCCAGCATCGGGCCGACCACGACAGGCCGCCGGGGCGGTCGAAACTCGGCTAG
- a CDS encoding HTTM domain-containing protein translates to MTAAGSERTTTAGDGTTLAAFRALVRSRLGIDPRALAAFRIGLGLVVLLDLFLLRAPGLATFYTDDGVLPRSALAEISPTLETWSLHALSGSIWLQAILLAVTAVAAACLLVGYRHRLAAILTAALLASLYARNPYLVNGGDTILLSLLVLAAALPLSGRWAVRASRLEDPPTAPDRRSPPRVVSAGTAVLLLHIVVIYAINALLKFRSDAWMAGVAVQRIFQLQEFVAYLGPTVATSPLALFAINWLWIAVLSASVLLVAATGWLRIATVLAFLGAHLSMAATMQLGAFPFVMCSVLLVFLPPAIWERADRLVSGTCLERRLRSVATVSSPIGISPRIRRGGRLAVAVLLVGGFLVVVSWQVVATGVVDTDAGEEGRLASASWAFFAPDPPSSYGWYVVEADRESGPSTDLVTGRPVTFDRPPDALDRYPSTLWKRYGTKGEGAGQPVLESTAAYFCDRAPDDVESVTIYRVEQPVDGDGPVGEPSPEERIARTC, encoded by the coding sequence ATGACTGCCGCCGGATCCGAACGGACGACGACTGCTGGTGACGGGACGACGCTCGCAGCGTTTCGAGCCCTCGTCCGCTCGCGTCTCGGGATCGATCCGCGGGCGCTGGCCGCGTTCCGGATCGGATTGGGGCTCGTCGTCCTCCTCGATCTGTTCCTCCTCCGGGCACCGGGGCTCGCCACGTTTTACACGGACGACGGCGTCCTCCCGCGGTCGGCCCTCGCTGAGATCTCGCCCACGCTCGAGACGTGGTCGCTTCACGCCCTCTCGGGATCGATCTGGCTGCAAGCGATCCTCCTCGCGGTCACTGCCGTCGCCGCCGCCTGCCTGCTCGTCGGCTACCGACATCGGCTCGCGGCGATCCTCACGGCAGCGTTGCTCGCGTCGCTGTACGCGCGCAACCCGTATCTGGTCAACGGCGGCGACACGATCCTGCTGTCGCTGCTCGTCCTCGCAGCCGCCCTCCCGCTTTCCGGACGGTGGGCAGTTCGCGCCAGTCGCCTCGAGGACCCTCCCACCGCGCCGGACCGTCGCAGCCCGCCACGCGTGGTTTCGGCCGGGACCGCGGTACTCCTCCTCCATATCGTCGTCATCTACGCGATCAACGCGCTCCTCAAGTTCCGGAGCGACGCCTGGATGGCCGGGGTGGCGGTCCAGCGGATCTTCCAACTCCAGGAGTTCGTCGCCTATCTCGGTCCGACGGTCGCGACGTCTCCACTCGCCCTGTTCGCGATCAACTGGCTCTGGATCGCCGTCCTGTCGGCGTCGGTGCTGCTCGTGGCCGCCACCGGCTGGCTCCGAATCGCGACCGTGCTGGCGTTCCTCGGTGCGCACCTCAGCATGGCGGCGACGATGCAACTCGGTGCCTTCCCGTTCGTCATGTGTTCCGTTTTGCTGGTGTTTCTCCCGCCAGCGATCTGGGAGCGTGCCGACCGACTCGTCTCGGGAACCTGCCTCGAGCGCCGTCTCCGGTCCGTCGCGACGGTGTCGTCTCCGATTGGGATTTCGCCTCGGATTCGACGCGGGGGACGACTCGCCGTGGCGGTCCTGCTCGTGGGCGGCTTCCTCGTCGTCGTGAGCTGGCAGGTGGTCGCAACAGGAGTCGTCGATACCGATGCGGGTGAGGAGGGCAGGCTAGCAAGCGCGAGCTGGGCGTTTTTCGCACCCGACCCGCCGTCGTCCTACGGCTGGTACGTCGTGGAAGCCGACCGCGAGTCCGGTCCGTCGACCGATCTGGTCACCGGTCGGCCAGTCACGTTCGACCGTCCGCCGGACGCCCTCGATCGGTATCCGTCGACCCTCTGGAAGCGGTACGGAACGAAGGGGGAAGGCGCGGGCCAGCCGGTCCTCGAGTCGACGGCAGCGTACTTCTGTGATCGGGCTCCCGACGACGTCGAATCGGTGACCATCTATCGGGTCGAACAGCCGGTCGACGGGGACGGCCCGGTCGGCGAGCCCAGTCCGGAGGAGCGGATCGCCAGAACGTGTTGA
- a CDS encoding NAD-dependent epimerase/dehydratase family protein translates to MTRIAITGAAGNVGREAIDAFPDDHELTLFSHHETPDLETEILEITEREAFVDALEGQDVLLHLAANPSPRAEWDEVRGPNVDGVYNALEAAAENDLERVIFASSNHAVNMKNTVSGIRPESTVGNPEIVRPEDPTDPDTYYGVTKVFGEAMGSYYANRHGLEVVNLRIGWLLTREELRQECRDRDGAGERYARAMWLSPGDCRRLLDAAATATLEGSPLIAHGISDNAERFLSLAETMRDLGYRPRDDAEAVLRDESDGRDGLETA, encoded by the coding sequence ATGACACGGATCGCGATCACCGGTGCGGCGGGCAACGTCGGTCGGGAGGCCATCGACGCGTTTCCCGACGACCACGAACTCACGCTCTTTTCCCACCACGAGACCCCGGATCTCGAGACGGAGATCCTCGAGATCACCGAGCGCGAGGCGTTCGTGGACGCCCTCGAGGGCCAGGACGTCCTGCTCCACCTCGCGGCCAACCCCTCGCCGCGAGCGGAGTGGGACGAGGTGCGAGGGCCGAACGTCGACGGCGTCTACAACGCCCTCGAGGCCGCGGCGGAGAACGACCTCGAGCGCGTGATCTTCGCGAGTTCGAACCACGCGGTCAACATGAAAAACACCGTCTCGGGGATCCGGCCGGAGTCGACGGTCGGCAACCCCGAGATCGTTCGTCCCGAGGATCCGACGGACCCCGACACCTACTACGGCGTCACGAAGGTCTTCGGCGAGGCGATGGGATCGTACTACGCGAACCGACACGGGCTCGAGGTCGTGAACCTGCGGATCGGCTGGCTGCTCACCCGCGAGGAACTCCGCCAGGAGTGTCGGGACCGCGACGGTGCCGGCGAGCGCTACGCCCGCGCGATGTGGCTCAGTCCCGGCGACTGCCGACGGCTGCTCGACGCGGCCGCGACGGCGACGCTCGAGGGATCGCCCCTGATCGCACACGGCATCTCGGACAACGCCGAACGGTTCCTCTCGCTCGCCGAAACCATGCGCGACCTCGGGTATCGACCGCGAGACGACGCCGAAGCCGTCCTGCGCGACGAGTCGGACGGTCGGGACGGCCTCGAGACGGCCTGA
- a CDS encoding cupredoxin domain-containing protein, whose product MQHNVAIEDESGEELLASDFMSEEGTTQSVTVTASAEMAEYYCQVHPESMRGTIDVQ is encoded by the coding sequence CTGCAGCACAACGTCGCCATCGAAGACGAGAGCGGCGAGGAGCTGCTCGCCTCGGATTTCATGAGCGAGGAAGGCACGACGCAGTCGGTCACGGTGACGGCGTCGGCCGAGATGGCCGAATACTACTGTCAGGTCCATCCCGAGTCGATGCGTGGCACGATCGACGTGCAGTGA
- a CDS encoding HAD family hydrolase has translation MTTQMAYDAVIFDNDGVLTTPTDRDVLIDAMHDAFETVGVTDPAADHVDTLLSPDLPSLRRLAADHGVEPDELWTAREEAAIAAQLAELRRGEKRHYDDVTTLESLSVPTGIVSNNQHETIGNVLEHCDLAGFDVWYGREPTLEGIERKKPTPYYLERACTELGAENPLYVGDSRVDVAAADAADIDAAFIRRDHRTGYELSREPAHELESLAAVSDLV, from the coding sequence ATGACAACGCAGATGGCGTACGATGCGGTCATCTTCGACAACGACGGCGTCCTGACGACGCCGACGGATCGAGACGTGCTGATCGACGCGATGCACGATGCTTTCGAAACCGTCGGCGTCACCGATCCGGCTGCCGATCACGTCGACACGCTGCTCAGCCCGGACCTTCCCTCCCTCCGTCGGCTCGCGGCCGACCACGGCGTCGAGCCCGACGAACTCTGGACGGCCCGCGAAGAGGCCGCAATCGCGGCCCAGCTCGCAGAGCTCCGGCGCGGCGAGAAACGCCACTACGACGACGTTACGACCCTCGAGTCGCTGTCGGTCCCGACGGGGATCGTCAGCAACAATCAACACGAGACGATCGGCAACGTCCTCGAGCACTGCGATCTCGCGGGGTTCGACGTCTGGTATGGCCGCGAGCCGACGCTCGAGGGCATCGAGCGCAAGAAGCCGACGCCGTACTACCTCGAACGGGCGTGTACGGAGCTGGGAGCCGAGAACCCGCTGTACGTGGGCGACAGCAGGGTCGACGTGGCCGCGGCCGATGCGGCCGACATCGACGCCGCGTTCATCCGGCGCGATCACCGCACCGGCTACGAGCTCTCGCGGGAGCCGGCCCACGAACTCGAGTCGCTCGCGGCGGTATCCGATCTGGTCTGA
- a CDS encoding DUF6735 family protein, translating to MGHRALVAYRRPDRLYDLRYSHWGGETVALADEITATTPLADGAIEGALIADSISRARILTAYLDPCVYEALYLVTPSRNYDVDAYRVCWLEWGDGRDGGRGAIVAVDSEEDGTVRRWFRATKTALGDIIEMGALSRRAAQAYLEARVCEERDGIPYTYGESLDDGESTYTPTADRWLEAERRESEDRTDGGGERGE from the coding sequence ATGGGCCATAGGGCGCTCGTGGCGTACCGGCGACCCGATCGGCTCTACGACCTGCGATACAGCCACTGGGGCGGCGAGACGGTCGCGCTCGCCGACGAGATCACCGCCACGACGCCACTGGCCGACGGCGCGATCGAGGGGGCGCTGATCGCCGACTCGATCAGTCGGGCCCGCATCCTGACGGCGTATCTCGACCCCTGCGTTTACGAGGCGCTGTACCTCGTCACTCCGTCACGGAATTACGACGTCGACGCCTACCGCGTCTGCTGGCTCGAGTGGGGTGACGGCCGCGACGGTGGTCGCGGCGCGATCGTCGCCGTCGACTCCGAGGAAGACGGGACGGTCAGGCGCTGGTTTCGCGCGACCAAGACCGCGCTGGGCGACATCATCGAGATGGGTGCGCTCTCGCGGCGGGCCGCACAGGCGTATCTCGAGGCACGCGTCTGCGAGGAGCGCGACGGCATCCCCTATACCTACGGCGAGTCGCTCGACGACGGGGAATCGACGTACACGCCCACGGCGGATCGGTGGCTCGAGGCGGAGCGGCGCGAGTCGGAGGATCGGACCGACGGAGGCGGCGAACGCGGCGAATAA
- the dps gene encoding DNA protection during starvation protein — protein MSDEKPHAAGDVDAGDTSERVGMAVLRERGLDPEELREKLIDAIGAEFTTYYYYTNLRMHLAGHEDYKEITEDARLEDRAHFELVAPRVYELGGALPNDIRDFADRASCPDAEVPTPMAGDGSFDTESLDAEGILEVLLEAERCAIRTWSEICDMTHGKDPRTYDMASRILQEEIEHEAWFVELLSMERDGEINPAGHFVRGEPGDAPLSTNRRFNDSA, from the coding sequence ATGTCCGACGAGAAACCACACGCGGCAGGCGACGTCGATGCAGGAGACACGAGCGAGCGCGTCGGCATGGCCGTCCTTCGCGAGCGCGGGCTCGACCCCGAGGAACTGCGCGAGAAACTGATCGACGCGATCGGTGCCGAGTTCACGACGTACTACTACTATACGAACCTCCGAATGCACCTCGCCGGACACGAGGATTACAAGGAGATCACCGAGGACGCCCGCCTCGAGGACCGGGCGCACTTCGAACTGGTCGCGCCCCGGGTGTACGAACTCGGCGGTGCTCTCCCCAACGACATTCGGGACTTCGCCGATCGGGCCTCCTGTCCCGACGCCGAGGTCCCGACCCCGATGGCCGGCGACGGGAGCTTCGACACCGAGTCGCTCGACGCCGAGGGCATCCTCGAGGTGCTGCTCGAGGCCGAACGCTGTGCGATCCGGACGTGGTCGGAGATCTGCGATATGACCCACGGGAAAGACCCTCGGACCTACGACATGGCCTCGCGCATCCTGCAGGAGGAGATCGAACACGAGGCGTGGTTCGTCGAACTCCTCTCGATGGAGCGGGACGGCGAGATCAACCCGGCGGGTCACTTCGTCCGGGGCGAACCCGGCGACGCGCCGCTCTCGACGAACCGGCGGTTCAACGACAGCGCGTGA
- a CDS encoding DCC1-like thiol-disulfide oxidoreductase family protein, giving the protein MSGPQFTGILLYDGDCPFCSAVSTAIRRLESVGVVPWDDPVARAFLEAQFGETPFALFFVDIDSETVWAGRAAATELCERAGMPVLVQDIVDETYERFADAVQSVSGTDREIDPYHDAYPLADDAAALVDELAANGNRTHVPNA; this is encoded by the coding sequence ATGTCCGGGCCCCAGTTCACGGGCATCCTGCTCTACGACGGCGACTGTCCGTTCTGCTCGGCCGTCTCGACCGCGATACGCCGACTCGAGTCCGTCGGCGTCGTTCCGTGGGACGATCCGGTCGCACGGGCGTTCCTCGAGGCCCAGTTCGGCGAGACACCGTTCGCGCTGTTTTTCGTCGATATCGATTCCGAGACGGTCTGGGCGGGTCGGGCCGCGGCGACCGAACTGTGTGAGCGCGCCGGTATGCCGGTCCTCGTCCAGGACATCGTCGACGAGACCTACGAGCGGTTCGCGGACGCGGTGCAGTCCGTCTCTGGAACTGACCGCGAGATCGATCCCTATCACGACGCGTATCCGCTGGCCGACGACGCCGCGGCGCTGGTCGACGAGCTGGCGGCCAACGGGAATCGGACGCACGTGCCGAACGCCTGA
- a CDS encoding alcohol dehydrogenase catalytic domain-containing protein, with product MRAAAFTDLSGPEGVSTIDRPDPEPGPGEALVDVTACAINRHDLWILEGDSAMVDADDLPFVTGLDVAGVVSEVGEDVRGVEPGDRVVLCPNETCGSCRFCREGPENMCERFALFHGGLAETACVRGDRLVPLPDDVDATTAAAIPTAYMTAFHMLRRAEVGPGDLVFVPGATGGVGVATVQLASVFGAETVGTSSSAAKLERVRDLGLDHGIESTAIDEIRDGVEAIGTPDAVINHLGGEFTRLGQSVLRRGGTMAICGRTAGNESTIDVTNLFLGHKRVVGSTMGTQDDLRRLVELTTDGELAPEIDRTYALADTDEAFAAMQERESVGKIVVEP from the coding sequence ATGCGAGCCGCAGCCTTCACCGACCTGAGCGGCCCCGAGGGAGTGAGTACGATCGACCGGCCCGACCCCGAGCCCGGCCCCGGCGAGGCGCTGGTCGACGTGACGGCCTGTGCCATCAACCGCCACGACCTCTGGATCCTCGAGGGGGACTCGGCGATGGTCGACGCCGACGACTTGCCCTTCGTCACGGGGCTGGACGTGGCCGGCGTCGTGAGCGAGGTGGGCGAGGACGTTCGAGGCGTCGAGCCCGGCGACAGGGTCGTCCTCTGTCCGAACGAGACCTGTGGTTCCTGTCGGTTCTGTCGGGAGGGGCCCGAGAACATGTGTGAGCGATTCGCACTGTTTCACGGCGGCCTCGCGGAGACCGCCTGCGTGCGGGGCGACCGGCTCGTTCCGCTGCCCGACGACGTCGACGCGACGACCGCCGCCGCGATCCCGACGGCGTACATGACCGCGTTTCACATGCTCCGGCGGGCCGAGGTCGGCCCCGGCGACCTGGTCTTCGTCCCCGGCGCGACCGGCGGCGTCGGCGTCGCGACGGTCCAACTCGCATCCGTTTTCGGTGCCGAGACCGTCGGCACGTCTTCTTCGGCGGCGAAACTCGAGCGCGTCCGCGACCTCGGCCTCGATCACGGCATCGAATCGACGGCGATCGACGAGATCCGAGACGGCGTCGAGGCGATCGGCACGCCGGACGCGGTGATCAACCATCTCGGCGGCGAGTTCACCCGACTCGGCCAGTCGGTACTGCGCCGTGGCGGCACGATGGCGATCTGCGGCCGCACGGCCGGCAACGAGTCGACGATCGACGTCACGAACCTCTTCCTTGGCCACAAGCGCGTCGTCGGCTCCACGATGGGTACCCAGGACGACCTCCGGCGGCTCGTCGAACTCACCACAGACGGCGAGTTGGCACCCGAAATCGACCGGACGTACGCGCTCGCAGACACGGACGAGGCCTTCGCGGCGATGCAAGAACGCGAGAGCGTCGGCAAGATCGTCGTCGAACCGTAG
- a CDS encoding glutathione S-transferase family protein, whose translation MNMLVDGEWRTDAYESTDDDGSFERQTTPFRDEIRDDPDARFQPEAGRYHLYVSYACPWAHRTLVTRALLGLEDAISVSIVDPYRGEDGWQFTPEKEGCTRDHVRDADYLRELYVAADPDATCRVTVPVLWDKREETIVNNESAEIMRMLDTEFGIVASRDVDLYPEGYQDDVDRIIDEIYEPINNGVYRAGFATKQGPYDEAVDDLFSALDRWDEVLADQRYLVGDRLTEADIAMFTTLVRFDNVYHTHFMCNVQYVREYENLWPYLRDLYQTGVADRREGTPDERTGTEGTRETVVARTVNMDHIKEHYYTTHPDVNPHRIVARGPDLDFEAAHDRDELPGGPPSDLVRATSADD comes from the coding sequence ATGAACATGCTCGTCGACGGCGAGTGGCGAACCGACGCCTACGAGTCGACTGACGACGACGGCTCGTTCGAACGGCAGACGACTCCCTTCCGGGACGAAATCCGGGACGATCCCGACGCCCGGTTCCAGCCGGAGGCCGGCCGGTACCACCTCTACGTCTCGTACGCGTGCCCCTGGGCCCACCGAACGCTCGTGACGCGGGCGCTGCTGGGACTCGAGGACGCGATTTCCGTCTCGATCGTCGATCCCTACCGCGGCGAGGACGGCTGGCAGTTCACGCCGGAGAAGGAGGGCTGTACGCGCGATCACGTCCGCGACGCCGACTACTTGCGGGAACTGTACGTGGCGGCGGATCCCGACGCCACCTGCCGCGTGACGGTCCCCGTCCTCTGGGACAAACGCGAGGAGACCATCGTGAACAACGAGTCCGCGGAGATCATGCGGATGCTCGACACCGAATTCGGGATCGTCGCCTCGCGGGACGTGGACCTCTATCCCGAGGGGTACCAGGACGACGTCGACCGGATCATCGACGAGATCTACGAGCCGATCAACAACGGCGTCTACCGCGCCGGCTTCGCCACGAAGCAGGGGCCCTACGACGAGGCCGTCGACGACCTCTTTTCGGCGCTCGACCGCTGGGACGAGGTGCTGGCCGACCAGCGCTACCTCGTCGGCGACCGGCTGACCGAAGCGGATATCGCGATGTTCACGACGCTCGTTCGATTCGACAACGTCTACCACACACACTTCATGTGTAACGTCCAGTACGTCCGCGAGTACGAGAACCTCTGGCCGTACCTACGGGATCTGTATCAGACGGGCGTCGCCGACCGACGGGAGGGGACGCCAGACGAGCGAACGGGGACCGAAGGGACCCGTGAAACCGTCGTCGCCCGGACGGTGAACATGGATCACATCAAGGAACACTACTACACGACCCACCCCGACGTGAACCCACACCGGATCGTCGCCCGCGGGCCCGACCTGGACTTCGAGGCCGCCCACGACCGCGACGAACTCCCCGGCGGCCCGCCGTCGGACCTCGTTCGGGCGACCAGTGCCGACGACTAG
- a CDS encoding DUF7535 family protein encodes MSVKVSESTGYGPNTQMSLFGYIMAAILAVVLLPLLPVIAVAWVLWKVFVADEEIEHSFEDWRRESGRSRSDRLEAAETEAAEAAAAEAEEPDAEGVDAAGGTEADQTTAES; translated from the coding sequence ATGTCAGTCAAGGTGTCCGAGTCGACGGGCTACGGGCCGAACACCCAGATGTCCCTGTTCGGTTATATCATGGCCGCGATACTCGCGGTCGTCTTGCTCCCGTTGCTTCCCGTCATCGCCGTCGCGTGGGTTCTTTGGAAGGTGTTCGTCGCGGACGAAGAAATCGAACACAGCTTCGAGGACTGGCGTCGCGAATCCGGTCGGAGTCGATCTGACCGTCTCGAAGCGGCCGAGACCGAGGCTGCCGAAGCTGCGGCGGCAGAGGCCGAAGAGCCCGACGCCGAAGGCGTCGACGCTGCCGGTGGAACCGAGGCGGACCAGACGACGGCGGAATCGTAA
- a CDS encoding calcium/sodium antiporter, protein MVLVGDVVLLGVAVVALWIGARSLVTGASRLASAAGVSALVIGLTVVAFGTSAPEVVVSTGAALEGRGDVSVGNVVGSNVFNLGVILGLVAVIAPFRVTETLLRRDALAMAAATVVAAAVLVDGVASRLDGAVLLVVLSCYLGVLWIAIRRENDGAGGRSGSADGSMAVPDARDRTEVRFGLEGGRVLAGLVLVIVGGRVLVESAVGLALAAGVSEWAIGATVVAAGTSIPELVTSVVAARRGDTEIAAGNVVGSNVFNVLGVLGIAAFTRPLTVDPAVFVALTWLGVLTAFATVVLATGRRVTRLEGVVLVILGAGYSIVSLGG, encoded by the coding sequence ATGGTACTCGTGGGAGACGTCGTCCTGCTCGGTGTTGCCGTCGTTGCCCTGTGGATCGGTGCGCGGTCGCTCGTCACCGGCGCTTCGAGACTCGCCAGCGCGGCCGGCGTGTCCGCGCTCGTGATCGGCCTCACCGTCGTCGCCTTCGGAACCTCCGCGCCCGAGGTCGTCGTTTCGACCGGAGCCGCGCTCGAGGGCCGAGGTGACGTCTCGGTCGGAAACGTGGTCGGTTCGAACGTCTTCAATCTCGGCGTGATCCTCGGACTCGTCGCCGTTATCGCACCGTTTCGTGTGACGGAGACGCTCCTCCGCCGCGACGCGCTCGCGATGGCCGCGGCGACGGTCGTCGCGGCTGCCGTCCTCGTCGACGGCGTCGCGTCGCGGCTCGACGGGGCGGTCCTCCTCGTGGTGCTGAGTTGCTATCTCGGTGTGCTCTGGATCGCGATTCGACGGGAAAACGACGGTGCCGGCGGAAGATCCGGGTCGGCCGATGGATCGATGGCCGTTCCCGACGCCCGCGATCGAACCGAGGTCCGATTCGGTCTCGAGGGCGGACGCGTCCTCGCCGGTCTCGTTCTCGTCATCGTCGGGGGGCGCGTGCTGGTCGAGTCGGCGGTCGGGCTCGCGCTCGCTGCCGGTGTCTCGGAGTGGGCGATCGGTGCGACCGTCGTCGCGGCCGGCACCTCGATTCCGGAACTCGTGACCTCCGTCGTGGCCGCCCGTCGCGGCGACACGGAAATCGCCGCCGGGAACGTCGTCGGCTCGAACGTCTTCAACGTCCTCGGCGTGTTGGGAATCGCCGCGTTCACCCGACCGCTGACCGTCGATCCCGCCGTCTTCGTCGCGCTGACGTGGCTGGGCGTGCTGACCGCGTTCGCGACGGTCGTGCTCGCGACCGGACGACGAGTGACCAGACTCGAGGGCGTTGTTCTCGTGATCCTCGGTGCGGGTTATTCGATCGTGAGTCTGGGAGGCTGA
- a CDS encoding SRPBCC domain-containing protein translates to MKQVEVFAEIDAPPAVVWEALLSFDTYPEWDPIEGTITGVAIDATTPRRGADASDFGRLLDGPIAITVEPTRRLAWLDRLAVPFAFDRYHEFHLDPIDGERPASDARDDDGRRTRLLQRETVRGAFVPFTFDEARVERAFVRMNEAIAARAERLASAPA, encoded by the coding sequence ATGAAACAGGTCGAGGTGTTCGCCGAAATCGACGCCCCGCCAGCGGTCGTCTGGGAGGCCCTCCTCTCGTTCGACACCTACCCCGAGTGGGATCCCATCGAGGGCACCATTACGGGGGTCGCGATCGATGCGACGACCCCTCGGCGCGGGGCGGATGCGTCCGACTTCGGCCGGTTGCTCGACGGTCCGATAGCGATCACTGTCGAACCCACCCGACGACTCGCCTGGCTCGACCGACTCGCGGTCCCGTTCGCGTTCGATCGGTACCACGAGTTCCACCTCGACCCGATCGACGGTGAGCGCCCCGCGTCGGACGCGCGCGACGACGACGGTCGGCGCACCCGATTGCTCCAGCGGGAGACGGTTCGGGGCGCGTTCGTGCCGTTCACGTTCGACGAAGCTCGCGTCGAGCGCGCGTTCGTCCGGATGAACGAGGCGATCGCCGCCCGCGCCGAACGCCTGGCGAGCGCGCCCGCGTAA
- a CDS encoding DUF7405 family protein, translating into MNGSDRGLSRRAFVRSAVAIGGASALAACLQREETEDVPQATRAPEELPDRQHAWNDFLATDDHGNVEPPEHHLLLGLEYVGDGPAAADGERERLEAAFRTLERAYERGNDGLAFTIGYGPTYFDRFDEELPESVDLPAPEALAPIEDPRLDEYDALLHLASDHGHVTLSVEEALKGELDDLNGITVEDTFDGIFDVAERRTGFIGPGLPAERQSGVSGIPDGEPVPEDAPMFMGFKSGFRKTQASEDRVTIRDGPFAGGTTIHLSKIQLHLHQWYEQDSRDQRVAKMFSPTHAEDDLVEGAGDNLGDSSRVAEVGGSAADDARNEGTVGHAQKAARAREDGEPIILRRDFDSTDDGQAAVHFLSLQRSIADFVTTRREMTGTDLTEGSVSSRTNNGILQYLTVRSRANYLVPPRGRRALPEANPD; encoded by the coding sequence ATGAACGGTTCGGACCGCGGACTGTCGCGTCGTGCGTTCGTCCGCAGCGCCGTCGCCATCGGTGGTGCGAGCGCACTCGCTGCCTGCCTCCAGCGCGAAGAGACCGAGGACGTCCCACAGGCAACGCGCGCTCCCGAGGAGCTTCCCGACCGCCAACACGCCTGGAACGACTTCCTCGCGACGGACGACCACGGCAACGTCGAACCGCCCGAGCACCACCTCCTGCTCGGTCTCGAGTACGTCGGGGACGGCCCGGCAGCCGCCGACGGCGAACGCGAGCGGCTCGAGGCCGCGTTCCGAACCCTCGAACGCGCGTACGAGCGTGGAAACGACGGGCTGGCGTTCACGATCGGCTACGGCCCGACGTACTTCGACCGGTTCGACGAGGAGCTTCCGGAGAGCGTCGACCTCCCCGCCCCCGAAGCGCTCGCCCCGATCGAGGACCCCCGGCTCGACGAGTACGACGCCTTGCTCCACCTCGCCAGCGACCACGGCCACGTCACGCTGAGCGTCGAAGAGGCCCTGAAGGGCGAACTCGACGACCTCAACGGCATCACGGTCGAGGACACGTTCGACGGCATCTTCGACGTCGCAGAGCGACGAACGGGATTCATCGGCCCCGGCCTCCCGGCGGAGCGCCAGTCGGGCGTCAGCGGCATTCCGGACGGCGAGCCCGTCCCGGAGGATGCCCCGATGTTCATGGGGTTCAAATCGGGGTTCAGGAAGACACAGGCGAGCGAAGATCGGGTAACGATCCGGGACGGCCCCTTCGCGGGCGGGACGACGATCCACCTCTCGAAGATCCAGTTGCACCTCCACCAGTGGTACGAACAGGACAGCCGCGACCAGCGCGTCGCCAAGATGTTCTCGCCGACCCACGCCGAAGACGACCTCGTGGAGGGTGCCGGCGACAATCTCGGGGACTCGAGCCGGGTCGCCGAGGTCGGCGGGAGCGCAGCCGACGACGCGCGAAACGAGGGAACGGTCGGTCACGCACAGAAGGCCGCTCGCGCCCGCGAGGACGGCGAGCCGATCATCCTGCGGCGGGACTTCGACTCGACCGACGACGGTCAGGCGGCCGTCCACTTCCTCTCCCTGCAGCGCTCGATCGCCGACTTCGTCACAACGCGACGGGAGATGACTGGCACCGACCTGACGGAGGGCTCGGTCAGTTCGCGGACGAACAACGGTATCCTCCAGTATCTCACCGTCCGGAGCCGGGCGAACTACCTCGTTCCCCCGCGGGGACGTCGGGCCCTACCCGAGGCAAATCCGGACTAG